One genomic region from Thalassomonas viridans encodes:
- a CDS encoding type 1 glutamine amidotransferase domain-containing protein, with translation MRYLYPILLALSFVFSGNTLAQEAKKLLIIASNVTDMGDKEQHDARNNLWEVAPPYHVFVSHGYEVDFSSPKGGKLEFMMDPVGISSYTIKYQGFLDKANNSLPATKVNPDDYWGVYIGGGYGPLFDVATNPELLNVMAEVYQNGGIIGSGGHGAGGFANVRLANGEFLVKNKKVAGFPDSTEKVKSWAKQGSLLPFLVESQLNKNGAIAQNKKTLKDKHQVVIDSRIVSTMFLPSAALVAKEMILLQQK, from the coding sequence ATGAGATATCTGTACCCCATATTATTAGCACTTTCATTTGTTTTTTCAGGCAACACCCTGGCACAGGAAGCCAAAAAACTGCTGATCATCGCCTCCAATGTCACAGATATGGGCGATAAAGAACAGCATGATGCCCGCAATAACCTCTGGGAAGTGGCGCCGCCGTATCATGTCTTTGTCAGCCATGGCTATGAGGTAGATTTTTCCTCACCAAAAGGCGGAAAACTTGAATTTATGATGGACCCTGTCGGCATCAGCAGCTATACCATCAAATATCAGGGTTTCCTGGATAAAGCAAACAACTCCCTTCCGGCTACCAAAGTAAACCCGGATGATTACTGGGGAGTATATATCGGTGGCGGCTATGGCCCCTTATTCGACGTAGCAACCAATCCCGAATTATTAAATGTAATGGCTGAGGTTTATCAAAACGGAGGCATTATTGGCAGCGGCGGTCATGGGGCAGGGGGCTTTGCCAATGTCCGCTTGGCCAACGGTGAGTTTCTAGTAAAAAATAAAAAAGTCGCCGGATTTCCCGATTCCACCGAAAAGGTCAAGTCGTGGGCCAAGCAGGGCAGTTTGTTACCTTTTCTTGTTGAAAGCCAGCTTAACAAAAACGGTGCCATCGCCCAGAATAAAAAAACCTTAAAAGATAAACATCAGGTTGTCATCGACAGCCGAATTGTTTCCACCATGTTCTTACCTTCGGCGGCCCTGGTGGCCAAAGAAATGATTTTGCTCCAGCAAAAATAA
- a CDS encoding KilA-N domain-containing protein, translated as MTKSKLDVQGVEVSIVAQHEHDFISLTDMVRDIENGSSLIENWLRNKNTIEFLGIWEDIYNPDFNSPEFEGIKNQAGLNRFVLSVKQWISKTNAMGIFAKAGRYGGTYAHKDIAFEFASWVSPQFKIYLIKEFQRLKDEEQKQLGWDIKRNLTKLNYGIHTAAIKDNLIPESLSKSQIKYVYASEADLLNMALFGQTAQQWRKANPKQKGNLRDMANVSQLVCLSNLENLNAVFINEGMPQAERLEKLNQIAIHQMKILTHDNSVAKLENYIGTDEV; from the coding sequence ATGACCAAAAGCAAACTTGATGTACAAGGGGTTGAAGTCTCGATTGTGGCACAACACGAGCACGACTTTATTTCTTTAACCGATATGGTCCGGGATATCGAAAACGGTTCATCACTGATAGAGAACTGGCTGCGCAATAAGAATACCATCGAATTTTTAGGGATCTGGGAAGACATTTATAACCCGGATTTTAATTCCCCCGAATTCGAGGGAATTAAAAACCAGGCTGGTCTGAACCGTTTCGTGCTATCGGTTAAGCAATGGATCAGCAAAACCAACGCCATGGGCATTTTTGCCAAAGCCGGCCGGTACGGCGGTACCTATGCCCACAAAGATATCGCCTTTGAATTTGCTTCCTGGGTGTCGCCGCAATTTAAAATTTATCTGATCAAAGAATTCCAGCGCCTCAAAGATGAAGAACAAAAGCAACTTGGTTGGGACATCAAACGCAACCTCACTAAACTCAATTACGGTATTCACACCGCAGCCATTAAAGACAATCTGATACCGGAAAGCCTGAGTAAGTCCCAGATAAAATATGTTTATGCCTCTGAGGCGGATCTACTAAATATGGCTTTGTTCGGCCAAACCGCCCAGCAATGGCGCAAAGCCAATCCCAAACAAAAAGGTAACCTCAGGGATATGGCCAATGTTTCCCAGCTGGTATGTTTGTCTAACCTGGAAAACCTTAATGCCGTATTTATCAACGAAGGTATGCCCCAGGCCGAACGCCTGGAAAAGCTTAACCAGATAGCGATACATCAAATGAAGATATTAACGCACGACAATTCGGTCGCTAAGCTGGAAAATTATATCGGTACAGACGAAGTCTAA
- the amrA gene encoding AmmeMemoRadiSam system protein A produces MPALSCIELNNNDQLQLKDLIWQVLRQGVKDRILFYPPRPSSAALQQIAASFVTLYIHDQLRGCIGTTTAKDPLWRDACRHGFSCAFEDYRFASLTEEELADARFEISILSPMVAMANTGEQNLVEQLEAGSDGLVLKEGNLHAVFLPSVWKKLPAADAFVRALKEKGGWSSGYWSNDIEIFRFRTFICR; encoded by the coding sequence ATGCCAGCTTTATCCTGTATTGAACTTAACAATAATGACCAATTGCAGCTTAAAGATCTGATCTGGCAAGTGCTCAGGCAGGGAGTTAAAGACCGGATACTTTTCTATCCGCCCAGACCCAGTTCTGCTGCCCTGCAGCAAATTGCCGCCAGTTTTGTCACTCTCTATATACACGATCAGCTCAGGGGCTGCATAGGCACAACAACGGCAAAAGATCCTTTATGGCGCGATGCCTGCCGCCACGGCTTTAGCTGCGCTTTTGAAGATTACCGTTTCGCCTCTTTGACCGAAGAGGAATTAGCAGATGCCCGTTTTGAGATTTCAATTCTGTCTCCCATGGTAGCCATGGCTAACACAGGAGAGCAAAACCTGGTAGAGCAACTTGAAGCCGGCAGCGATGGTTTAGTGCTAAAGGAGGGGAATTTACATGCCGTTTTTCTGCCTTCGGTATGGAAAAAGTTACCTGCGGCCGACGCTTTTGTCAGGGCCTTAAAAGAAAAAGGCGGCTGGTCTTCAGGTTACTGGAGTAATGACATTGAAATTTTCCGCTTTCGTACATTTATCTGCCGCTGA
- the amrB gene encoding AmmeMemoRadiSam system protein B, which produces MKNRAPVVAGSFYPESSQVLQQDLSHMLASCPSSEQVPKGLIVPHAGYCYSGNIAASGYATLKHFKDTIKRVILLGPSHRVYLHGCAVPHYDFFSTPLGKVPVDEQACLQLVDAGLLVQQDQPHALEHSLEVQLPFLQTCLDDFQLVPVVVGEASPQEVCKILDFFAGNPEDLIVVSSDLSHYHNDREARVLDQKTIEAILAFNLNLQPYDACGCHAVNGLLDFAHRKNWHIKLLEHGNSGDTSGDKNKVVGYASFILY; this is translated from the coding sequence ATGAAAAACAGAGCCCCCGTTGTTGCCGGCAGCTTTTACCCCGAATCCTCTCAGGTTCTGCAGCAAGATCTCAGCCACATGCTGGCCTCTTGTCCTTCATCTGAGCAGGTTCCCAAAGGTTTAATTGTTCCTCATGCCGGTTATTGCTATTCAGGTAATATAGCCGCCAGCGGCTATGCAACACTAAAACATTTTAAGGACACAATTAAACGGGTTATTTTACTGGGGCCAAGTCACCGGGTATATCTACATGGTTGTGCAGTACCCCACTATGATTTTTTTTCTACCCCGCTAGGTAAAGTTCCCGTTGATGAGCAGGCCTGCCTGCAGTTAGTTGATGCGGGCTTGTTGGTCCAGCAAGATCAGCCACATGCCTTAGAGCACTCGTTGGAAGTGCAACTGCCCTTCTTGCAAACCTGTCTGGACGATTTCCAGCTTGTACCTGTAGTTGTCGGCGAAGCTTCCCCGCAGGAAGTCTGTAAGATATTAGATTTCTTTGCGGGAAATCCTGAAGATTTAATTGTAGTAAGCAGCGATCTCAGCCACTACCATAACGACCGGGAAGCACGGGTATTAGATCAGAAAACCATAGAAGCCATATTGGCCTTTAATCTCAATTTACAGCCATATGACGCCTGCGGTTGCCACGCGGTAAACGGTTTGCTTGATTTTGCCCACCGAAAAAACTGGCACATAAAGCTACTGGAACATGGAAACTCCGGCGATACCAGCGGCGACAAAAATAAAGTGGTGGGTTATGCCAGCTTTATCCTGTATTGA
- the amrS gene encoding AmmeMemoRadiSam system radical SAM enzyme — MNIPDIEHFPTKYWQKLEDGRVRCDMCPQHCTLREGKRGTCFIRMHHQGEIVLTSYGRSSGFCIDPVEKKPLNHFYPGSSVMSFGTAGCNLGCKFCQNWDISKSREIDTLCGSAMPDQLALTAKRKGCKSIAFTYNDPVIFFEYAIDAAKAAHEQGLKSIAVSAGYICDEPRVEFYRYMDAANIDLKGFTERFYHKICHAHLQPVLDTLVYLKNETPVWFEITNLVIPDENDSDEELHNMCQWIAENLGLDVPLHFSAFHPDFKMMDKERTPLSTLLRAREIALSYGLHYVYCGNVFDTESDSTYCPSCRGRVIERNWYDLGRYHVDDTGHCKHCGYQLAGRFDGPKENFGRQRIPVRIQ, encoded by the coding sequence ATGAATATCCCCGATATTGAGCATTTTCCCACTAAGTACTGGCAAAAACTGGAAGATGGCCGGGTGAGGTGTGACATGTGTCCGCAGCACTGCACGCTCAGGGAAGGAAAGAGGGGAACCTGCTTTATTCGTATGCATCACCAGGGAGAAATTGTTCTTACCAGTTATGGCCGTTCATCCGGGTTTTGTATCGATCCGGTGGAGAAAAAGCCCTTAAACCATTTTTATCCCGGCTCAAGCGTTATGTCTTTTGGCACTGCCGGATGTAATTTAGGCTGTAAATTCTGTCAAAACTGGGATATCAGTAAATCGCGGGAAATAGATACCCTTTGCGGGAGTGCTATGCCGGATCAACTGGCGCTGACAGCAAAAAGAAAAGGCTGTAAAAGTATTGCTTTTACCTATAACGATCCGGTGATCTTTTTTGAATATGCTATAGACGCCGCTAAGGCTGCCCATGAACAAGGGTTAAAAAGCATCGCTGTGTCAGCAGGTTATATTTGCGATGAACCTCGTGTTGAATTTTATCGTTATATGGATGCAGCCAATATTGACTTAAAAGGCTTTACTGAACGTTTCTATCATAAAATCTGCCATGCGCACTTGCAGCCAGTGCTGGATACCTTGGTCTACCTGAAAAATGAAACCCCGGTCTGGTTTGAAATTACCAACCTGGTCATCCCGGATGAAAATGACAGCGACGAAGAACTCCACAATATGTGTCAGTGGATTGCCGAGAATTTAGGTTTGGATGTACCTTTACATTTTTCAGCCTTTCATCCTGATTTTAAAATGATGGATAAAGAAAGAACCCCGCTGTCTACATTACTAAGGGCAAGAGAAATTGCTTTAAGCTATGGCTTGCACTATGTTTATTGCGGCAATGTCTTTGATACAGAATCTGACAGTACCTATTGCCCAAGTTGCCGGGGACGGGTAATAGAAAGGAACTGGTATGATTTAGGACGCTATCACGTAGATGATACCGGACATTGTAAACACTGTGGTTATCAACTTGCCGGCAGATTTGACGGACCGAAGGAAAATTTTGGTAGGCAGCGCATTCCCGTTCGCATTCAATAG